The Penaeus chinensis breed Huanghai No. 1 chromosome 29, ASM1920278v2, whole genome shotgun sequence genome window below encodes:
- the LOC125040869 gene encoding protein spaetzle-like → MNMRSAIFLSLVAVTMADTTAHVSSHVSYGASYHPRPSYHSQPSYETHPAVPACAKNTTKTWCLEDAEYPTYEVRHAVDYHFSKVIDLYADVAELNTELSVERPNTLEEETYLCPSETVYVKPLRAQNTEGKWRVIVNNIEAHYQTFTQTTRIEECLTSGDACPLVPDCYESKCLQKSIYHRFLVYDSYDQYFPFAIETFKLPASCACLLGAYTIDH, encoded by the exons ATGAACATGAGATCCGCT atctttctctccctcgtggCTGTTACTATGGCTGATACAACAGCCCATGTGAGTTCTCATGTGAGCTACGGAGCCTCGTATCACCCACGGCCATCGTATCATTCGCAGCCTTCTTACGAAACCCACCCCGCCGTTCCCGCCTGCGCTAAGAACACCACGAAAACCTGGTGTTTGGAAGACGCAGAATATCCAACCTATGAAGTCAGACACGCAGTAGACTATCACTTCTCTAAGGTAATTGATCTCTACGCCGACGTAGCTGAACTAAACACTGAGTTATCCGTCGAAAGACCAAATACCTTAGAAGAAGAAACTTACTTGTGCCCCTCAGAAACAGTTTATGTAAAGCCTCTTCGTGCCCAAAATACCGAGGGGAAATGGCGCGTTATTGTTAACAACATCGAGGCGCATTATCAGACCTTTACTCAAACTACCCGAATCGAAGAGTGCCTGACCTCTGGCGACGCATGCCCTCTGGTGCCTGACTGCTACGAGTCCAAGTGCCTGCAGAAGTCCATCTACCACCGCTTCCTCGTCTACGACTCCTATGATCAGTACTTCCCCTTCGCCATCGAGACATTCAAGCTTCCCGCCAGTTGCGCTTGTCTCCTGGGCGCCTACACCATcgatcattaa